The following is a genomic window from Haloarcula sp. DT43.
CTCTCCCGAACTGGCGAACGACACAGTCTTCGTGGGCACGACAGGCGTTCCGCAGGTCCCTGCGTGCCGCCCGGGAGTAGGTGACGACGAGTAGCACTGGTCGAACGTTGCTATTATTGCTATAAAATTTTACTGAATTGAAGTGGTTTTCGAGTGAATATATAGGTGGGTGGCGAGACAGATAGAGGGAGTCAACCGGGGCAAAACGGCACAATCTGCGGGAGAAATCAGCAGTCCCACGACATCGGGACGGCCTACTCGACGGCCGTGACGGTGAACTCGCCGGCGTCGGAAACGAGGTCCCGGACGCGTTCGCGGGCTGCTGTCTCGGACGGCGCGAGGACCACGAGCCCGTCAACGGCGGCCCCGCCGCTCGCCCGGTATGCCTGCAGGTCGCCCTCGAACTCGGTCGCGTAGGTCCGGAGCGTCCCGCGAACGTCCCGTTCGAGGTCACCGAGCGACTTCGACCCGGCCTCGAAGTCGGCCAGCGCCTCCTCGATGTTGCGGAGCGCGGAGATGCGGTCCATGTCAGGTCGTCCGGAGGTGGTCGGTGCGGGGCTCGTACACCTCGCCTTTCTGTTTCAGTTTGTCTATCTCGTGTTCGGCTTTGGACTCGTCGATGCCGACTTCCTCGGCCCGTTCGATGACGACGTCGGCGGGCGCGCCCTCGTCGTACTCGTCCTCGATGTCGGAGATGATGCCCTTGATGTTCTGGATGCGGTCGCGCTGGGTCTTGGACTGGCCCGTCTCGACCACGTCGGCGTCGAACTCGCCGGTTTCGGGGTCGACTCCGATTTCCTTCAGGCAGTAGTGGGCGATGTCGACGGCCCGGTCGGCGTCGGCCTCGTCGACGGTGTCAGACAGCCGAATCCGGGCAGAGGCCTCGGCCAGTCGGACCAGCGCCTCCAGTTTCCGGGCGGTGACCGGGACCGGCGCGTCCTCGTCCTGTCCCTTGAGCCGCAGGTCGACGTAGAAGTCCTCGATGCGCGATTTCGCCTCCTCGGTCATCGTCGGGAAGCAGTTGCGCTTGGCGTAGGCGACGTACTTCCGGAGCAGGTCCGGTTCGATGGTCGGCGCAACCTCCTCGGTGACCGTGTCGACCTCCTCCTCGCTGAAGTTCGAGGTCGGGTTCTGCGTCCGGTGAGTGTTGAGTTCGCCGGCGTAGTTGGTCTGGATGATGTGCTCGGCGAGGTTCCGGTCGGCCTCCTCGTCGGGCTTGTCGGTGACGGTGAAGATGAGGTCGAACCGGGAGATGAGCGCCGGTTCGAGGTCTATCTGCTCGCCGATGGGCTCGTACTGGTCGAAGCGACCGTACTTCGGGTTGGCCGCGCCCAGTAGCGAACAACGGGACTTGAGCGTCGCATTGATGCCGGCCTTCGAGACACTGATGCGCTGTTGTTCCAGCGCCTCGTGCATCGCCGACCGGTCCTCCGGCGTCATCTTGTCCAGTTCGTCGATGGCGGCGATACCCTGGTCGGCCAGCACGAGCGCGCCGGCTTCCAGCGTCCACTGCTGACCGTCGCCGAAGTCGTCGCGGACGGCCGCGGCTGTCAACCCCGCGCTCGACGACCCTTTCCCGGAGGTGTAGACGGAGCGGGGCGCGATATTCTCGATATATGATAACATCTGAGATTTTCCGGTTCCAGGGTCTCCTATCAACAACATATGGAGGTCCCCGCGTATTCGAGATCCGTCAGGAAGCTCTTTGGTCACCCCCGAGAAGAGCTGGAGCATCATCGCGAGCTTCTCCTTCTCGTAGCCGTAGATGGAGGGGGCGATAGCGCCGACCATCTTGTCGTAGATGTCGGATTCGGTGGAGAGTTCGAATATTTTCTCTTTATCCGCGTCAGTAATATCCATGTCCTCGAACTGCTCGTCCTCGATTTCGACGCTGACGCCCTCCATGTAGATGTCGAACATCGGGGACTTCTCGTTGTCGTTGCCGCGCTGGTCGAGCTTGAGAACCCCGGTCACGCGGACGTGGTCGCCCGCGGTGACGTGGCCCGTGATGTCGTCCTCGATGTTGACGTCGATGGACTGGGGCGTCTCCCCGCCGCGCAGTCCCTCGGGGGACTCCTGGACGCGGAGCTTCTGGGCGTCGATGAACTGCGACTGGTCGGTGTTGAGTCGGAACGGGCCCTGCCGTTCACAACCCTGGCAGTCGTGGGGCTCCTGGAAGTCACCGGCCGTCTGTGGGATGCGCGTGAGCGTGCCACAGCGCTGGCACTCGAAGGCCGCCTCGATGACCTTCGGACGGACGTCGGTTGCCTTCCGGATGATGCCCTGGACGGCGACGAGGTTGCCGTGGTGTTCGTGGCGCAGGTCTCGGATGTCCTCCGACTCGGGGAGGTTGCGGACGCGGACGTGGGCCTGCCCGAGCGAGACGTCCACCGGGAGGTCGTACAGCCGGAGGGCCTCCTCGGCGTACTCCTGAATCTGTTCGGGCTTCGTGCGGTAGTCGTCGGCCAGGTCGGGGTCGAACCGATAGAGGTCGTCCCAGTCGATGTACAGCGACTTCTGGTCGTTGGGGTATTTCTGGGCGAGCTCACCGATTTCGTTTCGGTAGTAGTTGCGGTAGAACTCCTCGAAGCGGTCGATGAGTTCGGTGTTCTCGGCGGTCGCCATCTGAGTGGACAGTCGTTGTGCCCACTCGCCCAAGAAGGTTCGCAAACCGGGGTGGAACTGAAACGGGACGCCGTCGGAGACGGGACGGCGGCGGAACCGACCCCGAAACGAAGGGGTGGGTCAGTGGGACGGTAGTGCAGACACGACTGGGTCGCGCGGATTCGAAGTAAGCCGGGCGCGCCGGAGACTGTCGCACACGGTGTTCCCGGCAGTAAGATGGGATCGCTCGGATTTGAACCGAGGGGACGGGCACCCAAGGCCCGAAGGTTACCAAGCTACCCCACGATCCCGTATTAGAGTCTGGACCCGACAGCGAGTAAAGCGTTTCGTTGCGAAGTGCCCGTGTCACGCGGGAGCGAGGCCCCAGAAGTACGCGATACCGAGCGTCGTCACGACGGCGAAGACGGCCTGTAGCGGCGCGCCGACCCGCAGATAGTCGGTGAACCGGTAGCCGCCGGGACCGTAGACGAGGAGGTTCGTCTGGTAGCCGACCGGCGTCATGAACGCCGTCGAGGCGGCGAACGTCACGCCGAGGACGAACGCGAAGGCGTTGGCGTCCAGTTGCCGGGCGGTCTCGATGGCGACGGGAATCATCAGAACGACGGAGGCGTTGTTCGAGATGATGTTCGTCAGCAACGCCGTGACGAGGTACATCAGCCCGAGGACGACGGCGAGGCCGGCCCCGGCGGTGAGGACGCTGCCGGCCCCCATGACGAACAGTTCGGCGAGGAGGTCGGCGCCGCCGGTCTCCTGTAAGGCGATGCCCAGCGGGATGACGCCGGCGAGCAGGAAGATGACGTCCCACTGGACGGCGTCGTACAGCTCCGTCGGGCGCAGGCAGCCGGTGAGGACCATCGCGAGCGCGCCGCCGAGCGCCGAAATGACGATGTGGACCGGGGTCAGCGCCGCGACGCCGACGACGGCGGCGACGATGCCGACGGCGACGGGAATCTTCGACCGGCGGAAGTCGGGCCGCTGGACCTCCTGAGCGACGATGAAGTCGTTGTTGCGGTTGAGGCGGTCGATGCTGTCGGGAGTGGCCTGCACGAGGAGCGTGTCGCCGATGCGGAGCTTGACGTGGTCCATCCGCTGGCGGTAGAGGTCCTGGCCGTGTCGGAGCGCCAGTACGGTCGCGTCGTAGCGCTGGCGGAAGTTCGTGGAGACGAGCGTCTCGCCGATGAGCGAGGAGCCGGGGGCGACGACGACCTCGACGAGGTTCTTGCGCTCGTGTGCGGTCTCCAGTTCCGCGTCGTCGACCTCGACTTCCGGAATCACGTCCAGGCCCTCGACGTCGAGGAGGTCGACGAGGGTGTCCCGGTCGGTCCGGACGGCGAAGACGTCGCCGGCCCGGATGGACTTCTGGCCCAGCGGTTCGAGGAACGTCCGTTTCTCGCGGACCAGCTGGACGACGTCGACGTCGAACTCCGACGTGGCGAGGCCCTCGCCGACCGTCTGGCCGACCAGGGGGGAGTCCGCGCGGACGACGACCTCGGTGAGGTACTCGCCCATCTCGAACTCCTCGGTGAGGTCCTCCTCGACCGGGATGCGCGACGGGACCAGATACCGCCCGACGGTGAGGAGATAGACGGTGCCGACGACGGTCACGACGATGCCGAGCTGGGTGAACTCGAACATGCTGAACGGGCGGCCGATGAGTTCGGCGGAGAGCTGCGAGGCGAGGATGTTCGTCGAGGTGCCGATGAGCGTCAGCATCCCGCCGAACATCGAGGCGTAGGACAGCGGCAGGAGGAGCTTCGACGGGGAGAGCTTCCCCGTGTGCGCGATGTCGGTCACCATCGGGAGGAGGATGGCGACGGCGGCGGTGTTGTTGATGAACCCGGAGATGGGGGCGACCAGGCCGACGGTCGCACCCAGCTGTCGCGTCTCGCTGTCTCCGGTCAGCGGGGCGAGCTTCGAGCCCAGAATCTGGACGATACCGGTCCGCTGGACGCCGTCGGAGAGGATGAACATCGCGAGCACCGTTATCGTCGCCGTCGAGGCAAAGCCCGAGAGCCCGCGGTCGAGCGGCGAGACGCCGTCGCCGGCCTGGTGTAACACGTACACCGGTTCGGCGAGCAGGCCGAGGTCGACCGCAAGTACCGTCGCCGGTTCGGCCAGCATCAGGGCGACCATGACGCCGATGGCGGTCACGTCGACCGGCAGCGCCTCCGTCGCAAACAGGGCCAGCGCGGCGACGATGACCGCGAACACGAACAACATCCCCGGCGTGACAGGTGGCAGCGACACGTCTGTCCCCTGCGGGGCCAGCGACAAAAGGATGGGTCGTTTGCGGCCGGACGGGCCGGCGACCGACGTTTATCCGTGTCGGGGCCGAACGAACGCCAGTGAGCCTCTTCAACGACCTCGGCCGGAAGGTCGAGGAAATGAAACAGGAGGTCGAGACCGCGTCCGACGAGGAAGCCACCCATCGGTGCGCCGAGTGCGAGACGCTGCTTTACGCGGACCACGGCGAGTGCCCGGAGTGCGGGAGCGCGTCGGTCGTGGCCCGGAGCGGATAGCTACGGCCGCCGAGCGCGGACTTACCGCGCCGGCCCGTCGCGTCCCAGGTCTTCCAGCAGGGCGTCGTAGCTCCGGGCGAACACCGCCTGCTTCCTGAGCGACGTCATCGCGACCTGGAAGACCGGGACGGCGAACTGCCCGGCCGGTCCGGTAACGACGACGGCCGCCTCGTGCTCCGTAGCGTCGGTCCACTC
Proteins encoded in this region:
- a CDS encoding SLC13 family permease, which gives rise to MLFVFAVIVAALALFATEALPVDVTAIGVMVALMLAEPATVLAVDLGLLAEPVYVLHQAGDGVSPLDRGLSGFASTATITVLAMFILSDGVQRTGIVQILGSKLAPLTGDSETRQLGATVGLVAPISGFINNTAAVAILLPMVTDIAHTGKLSPSKLLLPLSYASMFGGMLTLIGTSTNILASQLSAELIGRPFSMFEFTQLGIVVTVVGTVYLLTVGRYLVPSRIPVEEDLTEEFEMGEYLTEVVVRADSPLVGQTVGEGLATSEFDVDVVQLVREKRTFLEPLGQKSIRAGDVFAVRTDRDTLVDLLDVEGLDVIPEVEVDDAELETAHERKNLVEVVVAPGSSLIGETLVSTNFRQRYDATVLALRHGQDLYRQRMDHVKLRIGDTLLVQATPDSIDRLNRNNDFIVAQEVQRPDFRRSKIPVAVGIVAAVVGVAALTPVHIVISALGGALAMVLTGCLRPTELYDAVQWDVIFLLAGVIPLGIALQETGGADLLAELFVMGAGSVLTAGAGLAVVLGLMYLVTALLTNIISNNASVVLMIPVAIETARQLDANAFAFVLGVTFAASTAFMTPVGYQTNLLVYGPGGYRFTDYLRVGAPLQAVFAVVTTLGIAYFWGLAPA
- a CDS encoding minichromosome maintenance protein MCM — translated: MATAENTELIDRFEEFYRNYYRNEIGELAQKYPNDQKSLYIDWDDLYRFDPDLADDYRTKPEQIQEYAEEALRLYDLPVDVSLGQAHVRVRNLPESEDIRDLRHEHHGNLVAVQGIIRKATDVRPKVIEAAFECQRCGTLTRIPQTAGDFQEPHDCQGCERQGPFRLNTDQSQFIDAQKLRVQESPEGLRGGETPQSIDVNIEDDITGHVTAGDHVRVTGVLKLDQRGNDNEKSPMFDIYMEGVSVEIEDEQFEDMDITDADKEKIFELSTESDIYDKMVGAIAPSIYGYEKEKLAMMLQLFSGVTKELPDGSRIRGDLHMLLIGDPGTGKSQMLSYIENIAPRSVYTSGKGSSSAGLTAAAVRDDFGDGQQWTLEAGALVLADQGIAAIDELDKMTPEDRSAMHEALEQQRISVSKAGINATLKSRCSLLGAANPKYGRFDQYEPIGEQIDLEPALISRFDLIFTVTDKPDEEADRNLAEHIIQTNYAGELNTHRTQNPTSNFSEEEVDTVTEEVAPTIEPDLLRKYVAYAKRNCFPTMTEEAKSRIEDFYVDLRLKGQDEDAPVPVTARKLEALVRLAEASARIRLSDTVDEADADRAVDIAHYCLKEIGVDPETGEFDADVVETGQSKTQRDRIQNIKGIISDIEDEYDEGAPADVVIERAEEVGIDESKAEHEIDKLKQKGEVYEPRTDHLRTT
- a CDS encoding DUF7854 family protein, which produces MDRISALRNIEEALADFEAGSKSLGDLERDVRGTLRTYATEFEGDLQAYRASGGAAVDGLVVLAPSETAARERVRDLVSDAGEFTVTAVE